The following is a genomic window from Apodemus sylvaticus chromosome 10, mApoSyl1.1, whole genome shotgun sequence.
AGCTAGAACCTGATACATTGGGGGGACCTTAGGATCTTTGTGGTGACGTGACTGGGCCTCTAAGAAACAAGACTAGGCGCGGAGACTACCGCAGAACTTCTTCCCGGACTGTGGCAGGCTGAGAAATGATCCTCAGGGTTTTGAGCCGGTAGGACTCAGCCACAAGAGGGCTTGACCTAGAGATACAAGGTCGGAGTCCAGTTGAAAGCACCTAGGGGTCTCTTTAGGGCACTTGGCCAGCCTAGAGAAAGAGGTGGCTGATGGACCGAGTAAGGCTGGGCTTCGAAGGGGGCGAGGCTTTGGAGGTCATGTGAATGGCAATTTGCTGATGATGAACCTAAGGGACACTGCACCGTCTCTGAATGCGCGAGGTTCTGTGGTTCAACTAGAGCACGGATCCTGGTGGCAGAGCAGCATCTGATCACCAGCCCCCATCTGCAGGGGTCTGGTCCTTCCTGTGGTTCGTAGGCTTCTGTTTCCTCACCAATCAGTGGCAACGAACAGCGCCAGGGCCAGGCACCGCGCAGGCTGGAGATGCAGCGCGTGCCGCCATCGCTTTCAGCTTCTTCTCCATCCTCAGCTGGGTGAGTGAGGGTCCCGTGGGTGTCAGGGTTGGGGGTGACTCCAGGTTTTCCCCAGCTGACCCTGGTTCCCTCATCCAGGTGGCGCTCACCGTGAAGGCCCTGCAGCGGTTCCGCCTAGGCACCGATATGTCTCTCTTTGCCACAGATCAGCTAGGTACTGGGGCTGCTCAGGCCTACCCAGGCTACCCAGTGGGGAGTGGTGTGGAGGCTACAGAAACATACCAGAGCCCGCCTTTCACTGAGACCCTGGACACCAGCCCAAAAGGGTACCAGGTACCTGCCTATTAGTAGGTGTTAGGCTCTGGCCGGGGCTGGAAGGCCACCTCACCACCGTAGGCCTCAAGGCCTCCTAAGACCTTTTCTGGGTCCTGCCGTGCCAAGGACAGAGAAGGTGGCCACTGTGGGCCTCTGGGACCAAGGGGAGTAGCCTCCCTGGGGTGCCTGGACTGTCCCCACAAAGTTCCCCCTAGCCAGAGATCTCAGTCTTAAGGCCCTGAGAAGAAAACAGTACTTCCTGGAGTGGACTGGCCTGGAAGGCATGCCTGTCATGCGCCAGCCAACCAGGAGGAGCTCACCTGTCCACTCTAGCGTCTGAAGTCCAGCTGCCTTCCAGGGCAGGGTGCAAGGGCTTCTGGGGACCAGGGAGAGGGAGACTAATTGTACCCTTAGGCGGGGATTATGACCCTTGTTCCCAGTCCCTTGTCCCTGTGAGTGGCAGTGACTGCCCTGGCTCCTATCATGGTGGCCCGCCCTGTCCAGAggctcctcccctgccctcctcttGCAGGATCCCTAGAGCAGCTCAGCCCTGTTGGTGTTGTGATTGTGATTAAGTCTTAAGGTCTCATCTCATAGTGCCCCCATAAGCTGCCCCTCTCTGTGTGGCTCCTGCCCAGGTGCTTCTGGCCAGGAAGGTATAGACAGCTATGGGCCTGGGCACCCGCCCTTCCATAAGACATTCCCTAGGGATCTGACAGCTGGGTACCTGGGTGCCAGGCAAGACAAGACTCTTACAAGGAGAGGACTAACGGTCTCATCTGCCCAGGGTGTCGCAGGAGAGAGTCGTTCCTGTAAATGGCTTAACCTTGGCTTCCTGAACCAGTCCCTCCCTAGTCTATCTTCTATTCCCTTTTAAGGCCCAGACCAGGTGTGGGTCCTTGTGCTTAGCAGACTACTCATGCATTGCTTGAAGCTGGCTTTTCACATCAAGTCAAAACCAAACGCGTTGCCATATCTCATTCTTCCAGACAAAATGCCCCCCTGTGAAGTTGCAGTTGAATGACAACCCTGTACGTTGTAGCATAGACCAATCATGTGGATATTTAAGTGAACATGTTTA
Proteins encoded in this region:
- the Syngr3 gene encoding synaptogyrin-3, whose translation is MEGASFGAGRAGAAFDPVSFARRPQTLLRVVSWVFSIAVFGPIVNEGYVNSDSGPELRCVFNGNAGACRFGVVLGLGAFIACVAFLVLDVRFQQISSVRDRRRAVLLDLGFSGVWSFLWFVGFCFLTNQWQRTAPGPGTAQAGDAARAAIAFSFFSILSWVALTVKALQRFRLGTDMSLFATDQLGTGAAQAYPGYPVGSGVEATETYQSPPFTETLDTSPKGYQVPAY